In one Trichlorobacter lovleyi SZ genomic region, the following are encoded:
- the fic gene encoding protein adenylyltransferase Fic translates to MILDNKLTITDQIELAKAEEKISKQKARQLFDSGDINKVEIGTFAGLAFIHAYLFEDMYPFAGKIRDLNIAKGDFRFVPLMYLEPSLKHIDAMPQGTFDQIIEKYIEMNVAHPFREGNGRATRIWLDLMLKKEIRQVVDWNRVDKEEYLSAMQRSVVKDLEIKFLLKQALTDQIDNRALFMKGIDVSYYYEGYSEFKTEEL, encoded by the coding sequence ATGATCTTGGACAACAAACTCACTATCACCGATCAGATCGAACTGGCCAAGGCCGAAGAAAAAATCAGCAAACAGAAAGCCAGACAACTGTTTGACTCTGGCGATATTAACAAAGTAGAAATCGGTACCTTTGCCGGCCTTGCGTTTATCCATGCCTATCTTTTTGAAGATATGTACCCCTTTGCCGGGAAAATCCGCGATCTGAACATTGCCAAAGGGGATTTCCGTTTTGTGCCGTTGATGTATCTGGAGCCATCGTTGAAACATATCGATGCCATGCCCCAAGGCACGTTTGATCAGATCATTGAAAAATATATTGAGATGAATGTTGCCCACCCTTTCCGCGAAGGCAATGGCCGCGCTACCCGTATCTGGCTGGATCTGATGCTTAAAAAGGAAATCCGGCAGGTGGTGGATTGGAACCGGGTCGATAAGGAAGAATACCTTTCCGCCATGCAGCGTAGTGTGGTGAAAGATCTTGAAATAAAATTCCTGCTGAAACAGGCCCTTACTGACCAGATTGACAACCGTGCCCTGTTTATGAAGGGGATTGATGTTAGCTATTACTACGAAGGCTACAGCGAATTTAAGACCGAGGAGCTATAG
- a CDS encoding IS1595-like element ISGlo2 family transposase — translation MKMNLIQFQPGLSLNKFLELYGSQEQCETVVESARWPGGFTCSKCGNTHHFTYRRGVSVKVFQCSSCRTQTTLTEGTLFHSTKLPLTIWFQAMFFLTQSKNNVSILELRRLAGISYRAAWRIKHKIMQAMFEREQTTVLSDRVEVDDAYLGGELPGGKVGRGSENKVPFIAAVQTNNQGHPLYAVFSTVKSFCKEEVEIWAKSFLAPSALIVSDGLWCFQAVEAAGCVHQREVVGKDRKSTSMKCFSWINTVLGNLKNSITGTYHAFDFEKYAYRYLGEFQYRFNRRFDLAGMLKRLVAAAVKTKKLPEAKLRQAEDWR, via the coding sequence ATGAAAATGAATCTGATACAGTTTCAGCCAGGACTTAGTCTGAACAAGTTCCTTGAGTTGTACGGCTCTCAGGAACAATGTGAGACGGTTGTAGAGTCAGCCCGTTGGCCCGGCGGTTTTACCTGTTCCAAATGTGGTAATACTCACCACTTCACCTATCGGCGTGGTGTTTCAGTCAAGGTGTTCCAGTGCAGTTCCTGTAGAACCCAGACTACCCTTACTGAGGGGACGCTCTTTCACTCAACAAAGTTACCGCTGACGATCTGGTTCCAGGCCATGTTCTTTCTGACACAGAGCAAGAATAATGTATCGATCCTGGAACTCCGACGTCTGGCTGGTATCAGCTATCGTGCTGCCTGGCGCATCAAGCACAAAATAATGCAGGCCATGTTTGAACGTGAGCAAACAACCGTATTATCAGACCGCGTTGAGGTAGATGATGCCTACCTCGGCGGTGAACTACCCGGTGGCAAGGTTGGCCGCGGCTCTGAAAACAAGGTGCCGTTTATTGCTGCTGTACAGACCAACAACCAAGGCCATCCACTCTATGCGGTATTCAGTACGGTAAAGAGCTTCTGCAAGGAAGAAGTCGAAATATGGGCCAAAAGTTTCCTTGCACCATCAGCTTTAATCGTATCCGATGGCCTCTGGTGTTTCCAGGCAGTTGAGGCTGCCGGATGTGTTCATCAGCGTGAGGTCGTTGGTAAAGACAGAAAAAGTACCAGCATGAAATGCTTCAGCTGGATCAATACGGTTCTCGGCAATCTGAAAAACTCTATAACTGGCACCTACCATGCCTTTGACTTTGAGAAATATGCCTATCGCTACCTTGGCGAGTTTCAATATCGTTTCAACCGCCGCTTTGATCTGGCTGGCATGCTAAAGCGACTCGTGGCGGCAGCGGTCAAAACAAAGAAGCTGCCGGAAGCAAAACTTCGCCAAGCGGAAGATTGGCGCTAA
- a CDS encoding type II toxin-antitoxin system HicB family antitoxin: MVARKTDIYDKYTYRVTWSEEDSEYVGLCAEFPSLSWLAESREAALRGVSKLVAEVVEDMRHNNEATPEPLAVKQFSGKFMVRIPPEVHRQLAIQAAEAGVSLNRLASTKLSR, encoded by the coding sequence ATGGTTGCGAGAAAAACTGATATCTACGACAAATATACCTACCGCGTGACTTGGTCGGAAGAGGATTCCGAATATGTAGGGCTTTGTGCCGAGTTTCCCAGCCTGAGCTGGCTGGCAGAGTCGCGCGAGGCAGCGCTGCGCGGAGTGAGCAAGCTGGTGGCAGAGGTGGTTGAAGATATGCGCCATAATAACGAAGCAACGCCAGAACCGCTTGCCGTCAAGCAGTTTAGCGGTAAATTTATGGTCCGTATCCCTCCCGAGGTACACCGGCAACTGGCTATTCAGGCTGCAGAAGCGGGAGTTAGCCTCAACAGGCTGGCAAGCACCAAACTGAGCCGCTGA
- a CDS encoding DUF2442 domain-containing protein, with translation MEKVIKVVPKEDFRLLITFNTGETKLFDARSYLEKGVFTKLKQPELFRQAYVAFDTVCWPGELDIAPETLYDASVPLSVCEDPPEYKSG, from the coding sequence ATGGAAAAGGTAATCAAGGTAGTTCCCAAAGAAGACTTCCGGTTGTTGATAACCTTCAATACAGGGGAAACAAAGTTGTTTGATGCCCGCTCATACTTGGAAAAGGGTGTCTTCACCAAGTTGAAGCAACCTGAATTGTTCCGACAGGCGTATGTAGCGTTTGATACGGTCTGCTGGCCCGGTGAATTGGATATCGCACCAGAGACGCTGTATGACGCCTCTGTTCCGCTATCTGTGTGCGAAGATCCGCCGGAATACAAGTCCGGTTAA
- a CDS encoding AAA family ATPase — protein MTSKLLHAPTTPKIVIIAGPNGAGKTTFAREFLPHEANCPDFINADLIAAGLSPFKPEAAAFRAGRLMLQEIHEKVRQQKSFAFETTLSGRTYLKLLQECRANGYHIMLIFLSLPTADMAVTRVAARVIQGGHNVPELDIRRRFKAGLNNFHAVYKQVADIWTLYDNSGTIPSILDQGEN, from the coding sequence GTGACCTCTAAATTGCTACACGCCCCCACCACCCCAAAAATTGTCATCATCGCTGGTCCCAATGGTGCGGGCAAAACCACCTTTGCCCGTGAATTTCTCCCCCATGAGGCAAACTGTCCAGATTTCATCAATGCCGACCTGATTGCTGCCGGGCTGTCACCATTCAAGCCGGAAGCTGCGGCATTCCGTGCCGGGCGCCTCATGTTGCAGGAAATCCATGAAAAGGTACGGCAACAAAAGAGTTTTGCCTTTGAAACCACCTTAAGCGGTCGCACCTATCTGAAACTTTTGCAGGAATGCCGTGCTAATGGTTATCACATTATGCTGATATTTCTCAGTTTACCAACAGCAGACATGGCTGTAACGCGAGTTGCCGCACGGGTAATCCAAGGCGGGCATAATGTGCCGGAGCTGGATATCCGGCGCAGATTCAAAGCTGGTTTGAACAACTTTCATGCGGTTTACAAGCAGGTTGCGGATATCTGGACGCTTTACGACAATTCTGGTACCATTCCATCCATCTTGGATCAGGGAGAAAATTAG
- a CDS encoding DUF4160 domain-containing protein has product MPTISMFYGIIIYLYFYDDERHHVPHVHAKYQGQDVSVSIIDGEVLAGEIPLAKLRLVQAWIEIHREALLADWELAVNGQTPFPIDPLR; this is encoded by the coding sequence ATGCCAACAATATCGATGTTTTATGGGATAATTATCTACCTCTACTTTTACGATGACGAGCGACACCATGTACCACACGTTCATGCCAAGTATCAGGGACAAGACGTTTCTGTATCGATCATCGACGGAGAAGTGCTGGCTGGAGAGATTCCTCTGGCAAAGCTACGGCTTGTGCAGGCATGGATTGAAATCCACCGTGAAGCACTGCTGGCCGACTGGGAACTGGCAGTTAACGGACAGACACCATTCCCCATCGATCCGCTGCGTTAG
- a CDS encoding ATP-binding protein: MPQEQVKHTATTSVGFDYQTLQGVYLLSEWLSSPARYKRVMFEAAEEAPQSLDDIVAERADGRFDYWQVKYTPNSENNALTWDWLLNVTGKTDRSRCNLKKWLDALQKIDTDKLGTIQLITNKVPDRDIEACLGGGRHLDLSKAPESIQSHVEATLGSRENAEWLFSLLQVVHSDKGYLNLENVIYDSLQRFTDRDGIDRLLIQASKWTSFKDMPPPDGWITLDVLNSIISTKRPRPIPEDFAIPEGYEVPDEEFHSGFVAEIESGIKSILVLTGPPGRGKSTYLSYLCETLEQHGIPNVRHHYFLSLVDRTDDRLSPYVVKDSLLRQIELFHAQAHVGIKSNVDLFEALSRCAAYYKAHKKPFVVVIDGLDHVWRDNAGDKRPLDDLFKQLIPAPDNLVLIIGTQPVTDSRLPDRLLVHAPRHDWKLLPVMSEVSVMRYLQAQLSCGRLFMQHGTHAAEELAKSARLMRQLTGGHPLHVIYATGHLVNSGEGLSTWSVEHIPGDLSSDAETYYRSLWFGLSYVQKDILILLAEFRFYWPRRAFISSMLLPENCSEANVHTIEHLLHSSVIGLQPFHESLIVFIKNTAEYTARVQILLPGVLQWLDFEAPDRLKNTWLWIVQARTGIPDPLIAGLTRDWVLDRLAAGYPIDVIADILTEAEESAFDLRRYADAYRLRHLKTRILNGPEFQIPDATRLKICSWKCADDGSVLDEAFASREGLSIVDEAALGQALQWKQLDQEANVCGKDALRRHRGDSRFAVDEQRDSNLMGEILYLGRVFAELNTIAVEDVSLKGVFNSGDVRLTAAFVSGLVSCQDLARIMMLRTKLLRPSRKKLVEDAAIRVAALQGVKIHYWAEFKSFKHSTIAGCWAQLVDTPLDAYSFTPFPENWRDYNNNEALARMAHEWFFKSILVMLTAGGKFSWLSLPVSQDTYFPEVVHYLDRMTQYAENVAIMWRSETPVAFHQFYDFFSNLTPPGRNEPNKHYPFSKFCKALIPIALDCQLLSTAIGGTILIDAASLESAAKSPWLNLHHFRESYAQNGIKLLTDDGAKFLIDHGRAYLSQWDETCEYSRALLEMCEIALLHEMDSEARQLCRLCWDYVLGYGHRKDLTMLTLLDAIEYLADDAPDFCRSTLAEIAPQIHHITDYTDGKGTQQALSYADTLLVKLDLSRLAEKYADHVSSGDWRYADECFTSLFTGDITSPFFEALARTGLPKEAVENLRKRVQKGDQRAAELLDVANSHVGASFGTIERQDVQNKSDELRAFEGKPEEYPPVAFTTLLSEMRESGTYDMYSYLPSWYEYWAAQGRESDLLRTLEPLLLSEEARRDDVKYMLDLAFETCLKLRGKASAFRYAVQAQKEMGGWSDFYESSDKSLHRLYQVAELYPEHADEFIALSCFSMYRRKHKSSARVIPNDKLVYFLVRLGRVEEAMQLVRAMVQSVLEDTRHLPLTHPVWANVSEREDSSAQIRFLVVRSRWPVPAVKWWSLQQLANLLNSEFTGIVETELYRALDEAKLETEVAELLCCFWLAKQDGYKPSVVLPRHIHAQSPLSTLILGDLVEPLLFEGSQRAPLLLAPYGYQAAVDFEEAQGTTVPRIYRTLLEHLEHPQLPPFVKQYAFEWDNTSHLYPEAPFQSDVGYFLGYASRSEMTGQFVPRATQRGRSAFLRTLAVAQDICNAPQNLIDDHTLVALPVDPTFAALTPSKPDWLPAWETELSPISREIERFIIETITQMSVSEPGTALLALSTPLNISENRIINLQVIRWVQWEDKPLDAEELITRHRHQTSSQNLGWCHVKGMQKTTVIPVVPLNNLIDPETCAAPTAFEPGRWRRGYLHSALDSRGLFFPASTVAGTEIRVRPVAGQVELQIGTSGVGGWEYWNAGWHSSHPKGAKAFCGTALTLTTDAMHSLWENAPVKHLYVWKCTMLHREASYDRFTCQHNFGTFAAP; encoded by the coding sequence ATGCCGCAAGAACAAGTAAAACATACCGCCACAACCTCCGTTGGGTTTGACTACCAAACTCTACAAGGCGTCTACTTGTTGTCAGAGTGGCTGTCTTCTCCAGCCCGATACAAACGTGTGATGTTTGAAGCTGCGGAAGAGGCGCCACAAAGTCTTGATGACATAGTAGCAGAGCGGGCTGATGGGCGTTTTGATTATTGGCAGGTAAAATACACGCCTAACTCCGAGAATAATGCCTTAACTTGGGACTGGCTTCTTAATGTAACCGGCAAAACGGATCGATCTCGATGCAATTTAAAAAAATGGCTTGATGCGCTGCAAAAAATCGATACTGATAAACTCGGAACCATTCAGCTTATCACCAACAAAGTTCCTGATCGCGATATTGAGGCATGCCTAGGCGGTGGAAGGCATCTGGATTTATCCAAAGCGCCCGAAAGCATCCAAAGTCATGTAGAGGCAACACTTGGTAGCCGGGAAAATGCCGAGTGGTTGTTCTCCCTGTTGCAAGTTGTGCACAGTGACAAGGGTTACTTGAATCTTGAAAATGTGATTTATGATTCACTGCAGCGTTTTACAGACCGTGACGGCATCGACCGCTTATTGATTCAGGCCAGCAAATGGACATCCTTCAAGGATATGCCCCCCCCTGATGGATGGATCACTCTTGACGTTCTTAACAGCATCATTTCTACCAAACGTCCTCGTCCAATCCCTGAAGACTTTGCAATTCCTGAAGGCTACGAAGTTCCCGACGAAGAGTTTCACTCAGGTTTTGTTGCTGAAATCGAATCTGGAATAAAATCAATTCTTGTTCTGACCGGTCCGCCTGGCCGCGGCAAAAGCACATACCTCAGCTATCTCTGCGAAACCTTGGAACAACACGGCATCCCCAATGTTCGTCACCACTACTTTCTTTCTCTGGTAGATAGAACCGATGACAGGCTTTCTCCTTACGTCGTCAAAGATTCGCTCCTGCGCCAAATTGAGCTTTTTCATGCACAAGCTCATGTGGGAATCAAAAGCAATGTAGATTTATTTGAAGCTTTGAGTAGATGCGCGGCTTATTACAAAGCACATAAGAAGCCATTTGTTGTTGTCATAGATGGGTTAGATCATGTCTGGCGTGATAATGCTGGAGATAAACGCCCACTGGACGATCTCTTCAAGCAGCTCATACCAGCTCCCGATAACCTCGTACTCATTATTGGCACCCAACCAGTTACAGATTCTCGGCTTCCCGACAGATTGCTGGTCCACGCTCCCCGACACGATTGGAAATTGCTCCCAGTCATGTCCGAAGTCTCGGTAATGCGTTACCTACAGGCTCAACTATCTTGTGGGCGGTTGTTCATGCAACACGGCACTCATGCGGCTGAAGAACTGGCAAAAAGTGCTCGCCTGATGCGCCAATTAACCGGAGGGCATCCACTGCATGTCATCTACGCGACCGGGCACCTTGTGAATAGTGGTGAAGGGCTTTCAACATGGAGTGTTGAGCATATTCCGGGAGATTTGAGCAGTGATGCCGAGACGTACTATCGATCCTTGTGGTTTGGGCTTTCCTATGTCCAAAAAGATATTCTGATACTGTTGGCAGAGTTCAGGTTTTATTGGCCAAGAAGGGCTTTTATAAGCTCCATGCTTCTGCCGGAAAATTGCAGCGAAGCTAACGTACATACCATTGAACACCTTCTTCATAGCTCCGTCATTGGGCTTCAACCGTTTCATGAAAGTCTTATCGTATTCATAAAGAACACCGCTGAATACACGGCCCGCGTCCAGATACTGCTTCCAGGCGTATTGCAATGGCTGGATTTTGAAGCTCCAGATCGTTTGAAAAATACATGGTTGTGGATTGTTCAAGCGCGAACCGGAATCCCCGACCCTCTGATTGCCGGGCTCACTCGCGATTGGGTTCTCGACCGCTTGGCGGCTGGCTATCCTATTGATGTGATTGCAGATATACTCACGGAAGCTGAAGAATCAGCATTCGACTTGCGGCGTTACGCTGATGCATATCGCTTGCGCCATCTGAAAACAAGAATCCTGAATGGGCCGGAATTTCAGATCCCTGATGCAACCCGTTTAAAAATCTGCTCGTGGAAATGCGCGGATGATGGCTCTGTGCTTGATGAGGCTTTTGCGTCGCGTGAGGGCCTTTCGATTGTTGATGAAGCTGCACTTGGTCAAGCTTTGCAGTGGAAACAGCTTGATCAGGAAGCAAACGTTTGTGGAAAGGATGCACTCCGCAGACACAGGGGGGACAGCCGCTTTGCTGTTGATGAGCAGCGCGACTCGAACCTAATGGGTGAAATCCTGTATTTGGGGCGAGTGTTTGCGGAACTGAACACAATTGCTGTTGAGGATGTTAGTCTGAAAGGGGTTTTTAACTCCGGTGATGTGCGCCTGACAGCAGCATTTGTGAGTGGACTTGTTTCGTGCCAGGATTTGGCGAGAATCATGATGCTCAGGACAAAGTTGCTACGTCCTTCGCGAAAAAAGTTGGTTGAAGATGCGGCCATTCGTGTTGCGGCGCTTCAGGGTGTGAAAATCCATTACTGGGCAGAATTTAAATCATTCAAACATAGCACCATTGCCGGATGTTGGGCTCAGCTTGTTGACACCCCTCTGGATGCGTACTCCTTTACGCCTTTTCCAGAAAACTGGAGGGATTACAACAACAACGAAGCGTTAGCTCGGATGGCGCATGAGTGGTTTTTCAAGAGCATCCTCGTAATGCTAACAGCGGGTGGCAAGTTTTCCTGGCTTTCCCTGCCAGTATCACAGGACACTTATTTTCCGGAAGTTGTTCACTACCTTGATCGAATGACACAGTACGCAGAAAACGTTGCGATCATGTGGCGAAGCGAGACCCCCGTAGCGTTCCACCAGTTTTATGATTTTTTTTCAAACCTTACCCCTCCTGGCAGAAACGAGCCCAACAAGCACTATCCATTTTCAAAGTTCTGCAAGGCATTGATTCCGATTGCTTTGGACTGCCAGCTACTTAGCACTGCAATAGGTGGTACGATCTTGATTGATGCGGCTTCTTTGGAGTCGGCTGCGAAAAGTCCCTGGCTGAACCTGCATCATTTCAGGGAGTCATATGCACAAAATGGGATAAAGCTGCTTACGGATGATGGTGCAAAATTCCTTATTGACCACGGAAGGGCGTATCTCTCTCAATGGGATGAAACCTGCGAATACTCACGTGCATTACTTGAAATGTGCGAAATTGCTTTACTGCATGAAATGGATAGTGAGGCTCGGCAACTCTGCCGACTCTGCTGGGATTATGTGTTGGGGTATGGCCATCGAAAAGACCTGACAATGCTCACGCTTTTGGACGCGATTGAATATCTTGCTGATGATGCTCCAGATTTTTGTCGCTCCACACTTGCGGAAATTGCACCACAGATACACCACATTACTGATTACACTGATGGTAAGGGTACACAACAGGCTTTAAGTTATGCAGACACTCTTCTTGTGAAGCTGGATCTTTCAAGGCTTGCCGAAAAATACGCCGACCACGTCAGTTCGGGCGATTGGCGCTATGCCGATGAGTGCTTTACTTCATTGTTTACTGGCGATATTACTTCGCCATTTTTTGAAGCTTTGGCACGGACAGGGCTACCAAAGGAAGCTGTCGAAAACCTGCGCAAACGCGTCCAGAAAGGAGATCAAAGGGCTGCGGAGCTTTTGGATGTTGCCAACTCCCATGTTGGTGCTTCATTTGGAACAATCGAAAGACAAGATGTTCAAAACAAATCTGACGAACTCCGAGCGTTCGAGGGCAAGCCAGAAGAATACCCTCCGGTTGCTTTTACAACGCTTCTTTCGGAGATGAGAGAAAGCGGTACGTACGACATGTATTCTTACCTGCCAAGCTGGTACGAATATTGGGCTGCTCAGGGGCGAGAGTCGGATTTGTTGCGAACGCTTGAGCCGTTGTTATTGAGTGAAGAGGCTCGCCGTGACGACGTCAAATACATGCTTGATCTGGCTTTTGAGACATGCCTGAAACTCCGCGGGAAAGCAAGTGCCTTCAGGTATGCAGTTCAGGCACAGAAAGAAATGGGTGGCTGGTCTGATTTTTATGAATCATCCGACAAGTCATTACACAGGCTGTATCAGGTCGCCGAGCTATATCCTGAACATGCTGATGAATTCATCGCTTTATCCTGCTTTTCAATGTATCGCCGCAAGCATAAATCAAGTGCCAGGGTCATTCCCAATGATAAGCTGGTCTACTTTCTTGTCAGGCTGGGACGAGTTGAGGAAGCCATGCAGCTTGTTCGCGCAATGGTGCAGTCTGTACTTGAAGATACTCGGCATTTACCGTTGACACACCCGGTATGGGCTAATGTGTCTGAACGGGAAGACAGTTCTGCTCAGATACGTTTTCTTGTCGTGAGAAGTAGATGGCCGGTGCCTGCGGTGAAATGGTGGTCGTTGCAGCAATTGGCAAACCTGCTCAACTCAGAGTTTACGGGAATCGTAGAGACTGAGTTGTATCGTGCCCTGGACGAGGCCAAACTTGAAACAGAGGTTGCGGAGCTTCTTTGCTGTTTCTGGCTGGCAAAACAGGACGGTTACAAGCCGAGTGTGGTATTACCGAGGCACATCCATGCTCAATCTCCATTATCAACGTTGATACTAGGTGACCTTGTCGAACCGCTCCTTTTTGAGGGTAGCCAGAGAGCCCCTTTACTATTGGCACCTTACGGATATCAGGCGGCCGTTGATTTTGAAGAAGCACAAGGGACAACGGTTCCCCGAATTTACAGAACTCTTCTTGAACACCTTGAGCATCCTCAATTGCCTCCGTTTGTCAAACAGTACGCATTTGAGTGGGATAATACGTCTCACCTTTACCCGGAAGCACCGTTCCAGAGTGATGTCGGCTACTTTCTTGGATATGCTTCTCGTAGCGAGATGACGGGGCAATTTGTGCCACGCGCCACTCAACGTGGACGTTCCGCCTTTTTGCGCACGTTAGCCGTCGCGCAAGATATCTGCAATGCCCCTCAAAATCTTATCGACGATCATACGCTAGTGGCATTGCCTGTTGATCCGACATTCGCCGCGCTTACCCCGTCAAAGCCCGATTGGCTTCCTGCGTGGGAGACTGAACTATCACCCATTAGCCGGGAAATTGAGAGATTCATAATTGAGACCATCACACAGATGTCAGTATCTGAACCGGGAACAGCGCTATTGGCATTATCCACACCTCTCAACATCAGTGAAAACAGGATCATTAATCTTCAGGTAATCAGATGGGTGCAATGGGAGGATAAACCCCTCGATGCGGAAGAGCTCATTACCCGCCATAGGCATCAAACGAGTTCTCAAAACCTTGGTTGGTGCCATGTCAAAGGAATGCAGAAAACGACAGTTATTCCGGTAGTGCCTCTGAACAATCTTATTGATCCAGAGACATGTGCTGCTCCAACAGCCTTTGAGCCCGGTCGCTGGAGACGAGGCTACCTTCATTCTGCCCTTGATTCACGAGGACTATTTTTCCCAGCGTCAACTGTCGCGGGAACAGAAATTAGAGTCAGGCCGGTTGCCGGTCAGGTGGAACTTCAAATCGGTACTTCTGGAGTAGGGGGATGGGAATATTGGAATGCCGGATGGCATTCATCTCATCCAAAAGGCGCTAAAGCATTCTGCGGTACAGCTCTGACGTTGACTACGGATGCCATGCACTCCCTTTGGGAAAATGCACCAGTAAAACATCTGTATGTTTGGAAATGCACCATGCTTCATCGGGAGGCGTCTTATGATAGATTCACTTGTCAACATAACTTTGGAACATTTGCTGCGCCATGA
- the htpG gene encoding molecular chaperone HtpG, whose translation MSKATKQFQTEVKQLLDLVIHSLYSNRDIFLRELISNASDAIDKARFEAQSNESLLEGNSDWKIKLIPNKDAGTLTIRDNGIGMSMAEVEENIGTIAKSGTKSFVQAMKDAAAAQQPELIGQFGVGFYASFMVADKVTLTTRRAGDAAHGTCWESIGDGSYTIEDCTKAERGTEIVLHLKEEFKEYLDEWKIRSIVKKYSDFIQYPVCMDITRTETPKGVDGEEIEGAGTIEKIEEQTLNSMKAIWARPKSEVTEEEYKEFYKHVSHDFDDPFKTIHFAAEGTSEFKALLYLPAKKPFDLFMAERKRGIQLYVKRVFITEKCDALLPDYLRFVRGVVDSSDLPLNVSREILQEDVQIKRIQKSLVNKILSTLADLKEKEYDQYLTFWKEFGPVLKEGLHFDYANKEKLQELMLFQSTRTAEGEYVSLKEYVERMPEAQKEIYYITGEDKSSLEQSPLLEAFNAKGFEVLFLTDPVDEWVVQSLHEYQEKKLKAVDRGDVDLDSEDEKKEKEKKQEEAKKEFGSLLELIKGRLESKIKEVRFSNRLTDSACCLVADDFGMNANMERIMKAMNQAVPESKRVLELNPDHPIVKVMGDMYKQNPENSRLLDYSDLLYDQALLTEGTPIKDPLKFTKLVSELMVKAAQ comes from the coding sequence ATGTCCAAGGCAACAAAGCAGTTTCAGACCGAAGTAAAGCAACTACTTGACCTGGTTATCCACTCACTCTATTCCAACCGCGATATCTTCCTGCGGGAGCTGATCTCCAACGCATCCGACGCCATTGACAAGGCCCGTTTTGAGGCCCAGTCCAATGAGTCTCTGCTGGAAGGCAACAGCGACTGGAAGATCAAGCTGATCCCCAATAAGGATGCCGGTACCCTGACCATTCGCGACAACGGCATCGGTATGTCCATGGCCGAGGTGGAAGAGAACATCGGCACCATTGCCAAGTCCGGCACCAAGTCGTTCGTGCAGGCCATGAAGGATGCGGCCGCAGCCCAGCAGCCGGAACTGATCGGCCAGTTCGGGGTTGGCTTTTATGCCTCGTTTATGGTGGCAGACAAAGTTACCCTGACCACCCGCCGGGCCGGTGATGCAGCCCATGGCACCTGCTGGGAGTCAATCGGCGATGGTTCCTATACCATTGAAGACTGCACAAAGGCAGAGCGCGGCACCGAGATTGTGCTGCACCTGAAGGAAGAGTTTAAAGAGTATCTGGATGAGTGGAAGATCCGCTCCATCGTCAAGAAGTACTCTGACTTTATCCAGTACCCGGTCTGCATGGATATTACCCGCACCGAGACCCCCAAAGGGGTGGATGGCGAGGAGATCGAAGGAGCCGGCACCATCGAGAAGATCGAGGAGCAGACCCTTAACTCCATGAAGGCGATCTGGGCCCGTCCCAAGAGCGAGGTGACCGAGGAGGAGTACAAAGAATTCTACAAGCATGTCTCCCATGACTTTGACGATCCCTTCAAAACCATCCACTTTGCTGCTGAAGGTACCAGCGAATTCAAGGCGCTGCTCTACCTGCCGGCCAAGAAGCCGTTTGACCTGTTCATGGCCGAGCGCAAGCGTGGCATCCAGTTGTATGTCAAGCGGGTCTTCATCACCGAAAAGTGCGATGCCCTGCTGCCGGATTACCTCCGTTTCGTACGGGGCGTGGTTGATTCATCCGACCTGCCGCTGAACGTCTCCCGTGAGATCCTGCAGGAGGATGTGCAGATCAAGCGGATTCAGAAGAGCCTGGTCAACAAGATCCTCTCCACTCTGGCTGACCTGAAGGAGAAGGAATATGACCAGTACCTGACCTTCTGGAAGGAGTTCGGCCCGGTCTTGAAGGAGGGGCTGCACTTTGACTATGCCAACAAGGAGAAGCTGCAGGAGCTGATGCTGTTCCAGAGTACCCGCACTGCTGAAGGGGAGTATGTATCTCTGAAGGAATATGTAGAGCGGATGCCGGAAGCACAAAAGGAGATCTACTACATTACCGGCGAAGACAAGTCCAGCCTGGAGCAGTCACCGCTGCTGGAGGCGTTCAACGCCAAAGGGTTTGAAGTTCTGTTCCTGACTGACCCGGTTGATGAATGGGTGGTGCAGTCCCTGCACGAATACCAGGAGAAGAAGCTGAAGGCGGTTGACCGGGGCGATGTGGACCTGGACAGCGAAGATGAGAAAAAGGAGAAGGAGAAGAAGCAGGAAGAGGCCAAGAAGGAGTTCGGCTCGCTGCTGGAGCTGATCAAGGGTCGCCTGGAGAGTAAAATCAAAGAGGTTCGCTTCTCAAACCGTCTGACTGACAGCGCCTGCTGCCTGGTGGCTGATGACTTTGGCATGAACGCCAACATGGAGCGGATCATGAAGGCCATGAACCAGGCCGTGCCTGAGTCCAAGCGGGTGCTGGAGCTGAACCCGGACCACCCGATTGTGAAGGTGATGGGCGACATGTACAAACAGAACCCGGAAAACAGCCGTCTTCTGGATTATTCTGACCTGCTCTATGATCAGGCGTTGCTGACCGAAGGTACACCGATCAAAGACCCGCTCAAGTTTACCAAGCTGGTCAGTGAGCTGATGGTAAAAGCAGCTCAATAA